The following coding sequences lie in one Palaemon carinicauda isolate YSFRI2023 chromosome 7, ASM3689809v2, whole genome shotgun sequence genomic window:
- the LOC137644249 gene encoding uncharacterized protein, giving the protein MENDKTPGPPQFQTKMVKILASEGEEWMRDLLKAIWEEEIMPKHLVKSLMVSRYLEKAYDRIPRKVKFWCLRKRNVLEKLVRMVEMIYKITWTQVITVVGEPETFEVSVVLHQGSSLVLDVLCEEIRNEELRELLNADDLVITA; this is encoded by the exons ATGGAGAATGATAAAACACCAGGCCCACCACAGTTTCAAACTAAAATGGTCAAAATATTAGCttcagagggggaagaatggatgcggGATTTATTgaaagcaatatgggaagaggaaataatgcctaaacacTTGGtgaagagtctaatggtatctagat atttagaaaaggcttatgatagaataccaagaaaagtgaagttttggtgcttgaggaagaggaatgtCCTGgaaaagttggttagaatggtggaAATGATATACAAAATAACCTGGACACAAGTAATAACAGTTGTTGGAGAACCAGAAACGTTTGAAGTTAGTGTAGTATTACACCAGGGGTCATcattggtcttggatgtgttatgtgaagagatcagaaatgaagagttgcggGAGTTGCtaaatgcagatgatttggtgattactgcttaG